One stretch of Cohnella algarum DNA includes these proteins:
- a CDS encoding outer spore coat protein CotE — protein MAIADKRLQRREIITKAVCGKGRKFQAVTHTVTPPHHPSSILGAWIINHQYEAVKSGDGIEIVGSYDVNIWYSYSKNSQTDVAKETISYVEHVPLSYVDPRHRSSTEEVSAEATQEPNCVEATISSNGASVLIRVEREFAVEMVAETKVVVVVDPTGFEDEDKDADFGLAEGEFDDLDSDLLEEDDL, from the coding sequence ATGGCTATTGCGGATAAACGGCTGCAACGACGGGAAATCATCACGAAAGCAGTTTGCGGCAAAGGCCGGAAATTTCAGGCAGTTACCCACACCGTGACGCCGCCGCACCACCCTTCCAGCATTCTGGGGGCCTGGATCATCAACCATCAGTACGAAGCGGTCAAATCGGGGGACGGCATTGAAATCGTCGGTTCTTACGATGTGAACATCTGGTATTCCTACAGCAAAAACTCGCAAACCGACGTAGCCAAAGAAACGATCTCCTATGTAGAGCACGTTCCGCTCTCGTATGTGGATCCGAGGCACCGTTCGTCCACGGAGGAAGTGTCCGCCGAGGCGACGCAGGAGCCGAATTGCGTGGAAGCGACGATCAGCTCGAACGGCGCCTCGGTGCTCATTCGCGTGGAGCGCGAATTCGCCGTGGAAATGGTGGCCGAGACGAAAGTGGTCGTCGTCGTCGATCCGACCGGCTTCGAGGACGAAGACAAGGATGCCGACTTCGGACTTGCGGAAGGCGAATTCGACGATCTGGATTCGGATTTGCTGGAAGAAGACGATTTGTAA
- a CDS encoding TetR/AcrR family transcriptional regulator: MGLRERKKEETRKTLLEQAGALFAAKGYQNVTTAEIAREAGIAEGTLFNYFRNKGELFVAAVMPEPAIETFRGAELEDPSPRRLAAAIVDMLDGELSRFERVEKRMLQDYFAIVYGGALAESAEARAGLFAADERMLVRVRSFLEAQKQAFSARMAGFDADLAASCIFGCVVTLMNQYVLIEGYSYAQFKKTMFDQISFILTGHVASP, encoded by the coding sequence ATGGGATTAAGGGAGCGGAAAAAAGAAGAAACGAGAAAGACGCTGCTGGAACAAGCGGGGGCGCTGTTCGCGGCCAAAGGCTACCAGAACGTCACCACGGCCGAAATCGCCCGGGAAGCGGGCATCGCGGAGGGCACGCTGTTCAATTATTTCCGGAACAAAGGCGAATTGTTCGTTGCGGCCGTCATGCCCGAGCCCGCCATCGAGACGTTTCGCGGCGCCGAATTGGAAGATCCCAGTCCTCGTCGGCTGGCCGCGGCCATCGTGGACATGCTGGACGGGGAGCTGTCCCGGTTCGAGCGCGTGGAGAAACGGATGCTGCAGGATTATTTTGCCATCGTATATGGCGGCGCTTTGGCGGAAAGCGCGGAGGCGCGGGCGGGGTTGTTCGCGGCGGACGAGCGGATGCTGGTTCGGGTGCGTTCGTTTCTGGAAGCCCAGAAACAGGCGTTTTCCGCGCGGATGGCGGGTTTCGATGCGGATCTGGCGGCGTCCTGCATCTTCGGCTGCGTCGTCACGCTGATGAATCAATACGTGCTGATCGAGGGGTATTCCTATGCGCAATTCAAGAAAACGATGTTCGACCAGATTTCGTTCATTTTGACGGGGCATGTGGCATCGCCGTAA
- a CDS encoding putative amidoligase domain-containing protein, with product MSGGQAEGTVWLCGARGTDGGLSGAGLRPWKPGEKVGPRDAVIPNGGRAAFPAGQAEGAWLWNANAEKAAALGAAETARRLEREGFRTAFSDRKPRPGAARASARGGELRGADAGLARAARAFAVTVFGLQAVEIDPRPEETKAGRELGRRLERASARALYALGLDMGTVKWEVDGRGRQGAVVEIGPALRPRAKEAAARLAHAAASFAEAWRRETGVGACAVLGADPEFVLLSPRGKLVPAARFFAPGGAVGCDSVVIGGALRWPLAELRPAPSAEPRVLAARLRKLLADAAKRTAGADVSFRAGAAPARGVPLGGHLHFSGVALTGERLRALDNAVALPLRLLEPPEAGRRRPRYGALGDFRPKPHGGFEYRVPPSWLVSPLLARGTLALAKVAAEHSRDLAPHRPLDDDAMRDAFYFGDRPMLLAGFERVRRAVMATSGYARYKDDIDPLFRAIAADKRWDESADLRDKWKIALAGGKHPLKPDRVR from the coding sequence GTGAGCGGCGGCCAAGCGGAAGGGACGGTATGGCTGTGCGGAGCCCGGGGGACGGACGGCGGGCTGTCCGGCGCGGGCTTGCGCCCGTGGAAGCCGGGGGAGAAAGTCGGGCCTCGCGACGCCGTCATTCCGAACGGGGGGCGGGCTGCCTTTCCGGCCGGACAAGCGGAAGGAGCCTGGCTCTGGAACGCGAACGCCGAAAAGGCCGCGGCACTGGGGGCGGCGGAAACGGCCCGCAGGCTGGAGCGGGAAGGCTTCCGGACGGCGTTTTCCGATCGGAAGCCGCGGCCCGGAGCCGCCCGCGCTTCGGCCCGCGGCGGGGAGCTTCGGGGAGCGGACGCCGGCCTTGCACGGGCGGCGCGCGCGTTTGCCGTGACGGTGTTCGGGCTGCAAGCGGTCGAAATCGATCCCCGGCCGGAGGAAACGAAAGCGGGACGGGAGCTCGGGCGAAGGTTGGAACGGGCGTCCGCGCGGGCGCTCTACGCGCTGGGCCTCGATATGGGCACGGTCAAATGGGAGGTGGACGGCAGAGGCCGACAAGGCGCGGTCGTCGAAATCGGCCCCGCGCTGCGTCCCCGCGCGAAAGAGGCGGCGGCGCGGCTCGCCCATGCGGCGGCAAGCTTCGCGGAGGCGTGGCGCCGGGAGACGGGAGTGGGGGCATGCGCCGTGCTCGGGGCCGACCCCGAATTCGTGCTGTTGTCGCCGCGGGGGAAGCTGGTACCCGCGGCCCGTTTTTTCGCGCCGGGCGGCGCCGTCGGCTGCGACAGCGTCGTCATCGGCGGCGCGCTGCGCTGGCCGCTCGCCGAGCTCAGGCCCGCGCCGTCCGCGGAGCCGCGCGTACTCGCCGCGCGGCTGCGCAAGCTGCTCGCCGACGCGGCAAAACGAACGGCCGGCGCGGACGTGTCGTTCCGCGCCGGAGCCGCGCCCGCCCGCGGCGTTCCGCTCGGCGGGCACCTGCATTTCAGCGGCGTCGCGCTGACGGGCGAGCGGCTTCGCGCGCTCGACAACGCCGTCGCCTTGCCGCTGCGGCTGCTCGAGCCGCCGGAAGCCGGGCGGCGGCGGCCGCGGTACGGCGCGCTCGGCGATTTCCGCCCGAAGCCGCACGGCGGCTTCGAGTACCGCGTGCCGCCGAGCTGGCTCGTGTCGCCGCTGCTCGCGCGAGGCACGCTGGCGCTCGCCAAGGTGGCGGCCGAGCACTCCCGCGACCTTGCGCCGCATCGCCCGCTCGACGATGACGCGATGCGCGACGCCTTCTACTTCGGCGACCGGCCGATGCTGCTCGCCGGCTTCGAACGGGTCCGCCGCGCCGTCATGGCGACGAGCGGCTACGCCCGCTACAAGGACGATATCGATCCGCTGTTTCGCGCCATCGCCGCGGACAAACGGTGGGACGAAAGCGCCGACCTCCGGGACAAATGGAAAATCGCTCTTGCAGGCGGCAAGCATCCGCTCAAACCGGATCGGGTTCGATAG
- a CDS encoding citrate synthase/methylcitrate synthase: MASVTGLEGIVAAETDISLVDGERGRLVYRGYEAKELAVSKSFEQVAFLLWNGRLPDAAEEADLKKRLAAGRTLPGAVKRLLDLLPDSAGPMGALQTAIAAIGAMEGGAWPPSPAEAERLTAVVPTIIAYRARKAAGLAEVEPDPGLGHAANYLRMLTGQAPAEAHAAALDAYLVLGMEHGLNASTFAGRVILSTQAGMGAAVSGAIGAMGGPLHGGAPYEVVAMLEAIGTKERAEPWMRGVLESGGRLMGFGHRIYKTTDPRAEALREATLRLTGREASFELALFVEKTAVRLLAEYKPGRRLHTNVEFFAAAILRALKLPPELFTPTFTAARMAGWTAHLLEQARVNRIFRPRSVYTGNMPEPIEPDPV, encoded by the coding sequence ATGGCCAGCGTTACCGGATTGGAAGGAATCGTCGCGGCGGAAACGGACATTTCCCTGGTCGACGGAGAGCGCGGACGGCTTGTCTATCGCGGGTACGAGGCGAAGGAGCTGGCGGTTTCCAAAAGCTTCGAGCAGGTCGCCTTTCTGCTGTGGAACGGAAGGCTGCCCGATGCGGCGGAAGAAGCGGATCTAAAAAAACGCCTGGCCGCTGGCCGGACGCTTCCCGGCGCCGTCAAGCGTTTGCTCGACCTGCTGCCCGATTCGGCCGGGCCGATGGGCGCGCTGCAAACCGCCATCGCCGCGATCGGCGCCATGGAAGGCGGCGCATGGCCGCCGTCGCCGGCCGAGGCCGAGCGGCTGACGGCCGTCGTGCCGACGATCATTGCGTACCGGGCGCGCAAAGCGGCGGGGCTCGCCGAAGTCGAACCCGACCCCGGGCTCGGCCATGCCGCCAACTACTTGCGCATGCTGACCGGACAAGCGCCCGCGGAAGCGCATGCCGCCGCGCTGGACGCTTATCTCGTCCTCGGCATGGAGCACGGGCTCAACGCCTCGACGTTCGCCGGACGCGTCATCCTGTCGACGCAAGCGGGCATGGGCGCAGCCGTCAGCGGCGCGATCGGCGCCATGGGCGGACCGCTGCACGGCGGAGCGCCGTACGAAGTGGTCGCCATGCTGGAGGCGATCGGGACGAAGGAACGCGCCGAGCCGTGGATGCGCGGCGTGCTCGAAAGCGGAGGCCGCCTGATGGGCTTCGGCCATCGGATCTACAAGACGACCGATCCCCGCGCGGAAGCGCTGCGCGAAGCGACGCTTCGGCTGACCGGCCGGGAAGCGTCGTTCGAACTGGCGCTTTTCGTCGAGAAGACCGCCGTCCGCCTGCTCGCGGAATACAAGCCCGGACGCCGCCTGCATACGAACGTGGAGTTTTTCGCCGCCGCGATTTTGCGCGCCCTGAAGCTTCCGCCCGAGCTGTTCACCCCGACGTTTACGGCGGCAAGAATGGCGGGCTGGACGGCCCACCTGCTGGAGCAGGCCCGCGTCAACCGCATCTTCCGTCCCCGATCGGTCTATACCGGCAACATGCCGGAACCTATCGAACCCGATCCGGTTTGA
- a CDS encoding DUF2653 family protein, translated as MRITMDEIVNAVCLNMAQRYEVPVTAVEVELSWEEHEGFTAETWIQGRSRFLVEANLKEAIMRYMETEYNQRVYSSQITLHVDDEVWAEISV; from the coding sequence ATGCGCATTACGATGGACGAGATCGTAAACGCCGTTTGCCTGAACATGGCGCAGCGGTACGAAGTTCCCGTTACGGCCGTTGAAGTGGAGCTGTCGTGGGAAGAACACGAAGGCTTCACGGCCGAGACGTGGATCCAGGGCCGCAGCCGGTTTCTGGTGGAAGCGAATTTGAAGGAAGCGATCATGCGCTATATGGAAACGGAATACAACCAGCGCGTCTACTCTTCCCAAATTACGCTGCATGTCGATGACGAGGTGTGGGCGGAAATCTCGGTATGA
- a CDS encoding beta-class carbonic anhydrase, giving the protein MRRLEEVLAYNEAFVEQKNYEKLTPGRQGDKRIVVVTCMDARLTELLPNALNLHSGDAKIIKNAGAIITAPFGNIMRSVLVALYELNANEVFIIGHHDCGMTGLDPNRVVGHMQERGISKEVIQTLRHSGVDFNRWLQGFENVREGVENSVGIVRNHPLLPPGTPVHGLIIHPATGKLELVTNGYEYLERQSEGA; this is encoded by the coding sequence ATGCGGAGATTGGAAGAGGTTTTGGCCTACAATGAAGCGTTTGTCGAACAAAAAAATTACGAAAAGCTGACGCCCGGCCGCCAGGGCGACAAGCGGATCGTCGTCGTCACCTGCATGGACGCCCGGCTGACGGAGCTGCTGCCCAACGCGCTGAACCTGCACTCCGGCGACGCCAAAATCATCAAAAACGCGGGCGCGATCATTACGGCGCCGTTCGGCAACATCATGCGGAGCGTGCTCGTGGCGCTTTACGAGCTGAACGCCAACGAAGTGTTCATCATCGGCCACCACGATTGCGGCATGACCGGCCTCGATCCGAACCGGGTCGTCGGCCATATGCAGGAACGCGGCATTTCGAAGGAAGTCATCCAGACGCTGCGCCATTCCGGAGTCGACTTCAACCGCTGGCTCCAAGGCTTCGAAAACGTGCGGGAAGGCGTGGAAAACAGCGTGGGCATCGTGCGCAACCACCCGCTGCTGCCGCCGGGCACCCCCGTTCACGGGCTGATCATCCATCCGGCAACGGGCAAGCTCGAGCTCGTCACGAACGGGTACGAATATTTGGAGCGGCAATCGGAGGGAGCCTAA
- a CDS encoding carboxypeptidase M32: protein MDTPNIRSEELKRFYELTRKLKQYEEILGVVYWDMRTGAPRKGIGLRSEAVGTLSSDMFRIATSDEMGELLERLSEPGTYEALEETDRRLVEETKKEFERNRKLPPELYREYVVLTSQAESAWEEAKEKNDFPGFSPYLEKIIAFNRQFIELWGAKGTPYDTLLDMYEPGMTTAELDRLFGELKARLVPLAEAIASDGVRPDTSFLRGTFPVEAQKRFSLFVLKEMGYDFGAGRLDESVHPFATGLSPGDVRITTRYLPQDLTSALFGTIHEGGHALYEQNISPQLAGTPLAGGTSMGIHESQSRLWENMVGRSREFWRHYLPELRRHFPGQLEGTDAEAFYRGINVVEPSLIRIEADELTYNLHILIRYELEKMLFNENLRVADLPEAWNAKYAEALGIRPATDAEGVLQDVHWSGGSFGYFPSYSLGNMYAAQMMNVARRELPDLAANIAAGELLPLKSWLAERVYRFGRLLRPSEIIERISGEKLQSKYLCDYLETKYRDIYRL from the coding sequence ATGGATACGCCAAACATTCGTTCGGAAGAACTCAAACGTTTTTACGAATTGACCCGCAAGCTGAAGCAGTATGAGGAGATATTGGGAGTCGTCTATTGGGATATGCGGACGGGGGCTCCCCGCAAAGGAATCGGGCTGAGATCCGAAGCCGTCGGGACGCTGTCCTCCGACATGTTTCGGATCGCGACGTCGGACGAGATGGGCGAGCTGTTGGAGCGGTTGTCCGAGCCAGGTACATACGAAGCGTTGGAGGAAACGGACAGGCGGCTGGTCGAGGAAACGAAAAAGGAATTCGAGCGCAACCGCAAGCTGCCGCCCGAGCTGTACCGGGAATATGTCGTCTTGACGTCCCAAGCCGAATCGGCTTGGGAGGAAGCGAAGGAAAAGAACGATTTTCCGGGCTTTTCTCCGTATTTGGAGAAGATCATCGCGTTCAACCGCCAGTTTATCGAGCTGTGGGGCGCAAAAGGCACGCCCTACGATACGCTGCTGGACATGTACGAGCCCGGCATGACGACGGCGGAGCTGGACCGGTTGTTCGGCGAATTGAAGGCGCGGCTCGTGCCGCTGGCGGAGGCGATCGCGAGCGACGGAGTTCGCCCGGATACGTCGTTTCTGCGGGGAACGTTTCCGGTGGAGGCGCAAAAGCGGTTTAGCCTGTTCGTCCTGAAGGAAATGGGCTACGATTTCGGCGCCGGTCGGCTCGACGAAAGCGTCCATCCGTTCGCGACCGGCTTGAGCCCAGGGGACGTCCGCATCACGACGCGCTATTTGCCGCAGGACTTGACCAGCGCCTTGTTCGGAACGATCCACGAGGGAGGCCATGCGCTCTACGAGCAAAATATTTCGCCGCAGCTGGCGGGCACGCCGCTGGCCGGGGGCACGTCGATGGGCATCCACGAGTCGCAATCCCGCTTGTGGGAAAATATGGTCGGCCGCAGCCGCGAATTTTGGCGGCATTATCTTCCCGAGCTGCGCAGGCATTTTCCGGGACAGCTCGAAGGAACGGACGCCGAGGCGTTCTACCGCGGCATCAACGTCGTCGAGCCGTCGCTGATCCGGATCGAAGCGGACGAACTGACCTACAACCTGCATATCCTCATTCGGTACGAACTGGAAAAAATGCTGTTCAACGAAAACTTGCGCGTCGCCGATTTGCCGGAGGCGTGGAACGCGAAATACGCGGAGGCGCTCGGAATCCGCCCCGCGACCGATGCAGAGGGCGTCCTTCAGGACGTGCATTGGTCCGGCGGTTCGTTCGGCTATTTCCCTTCCTATTCGCTCGGAAACATGTATGCCGCCCAGATGATGAACGTCGCGCGGCGCGAGCTTCCGGACCTTGCGGCGAACATCGCCGCCGGCGAGCTTCTGCCGCTCAAAAGCTGGCTCGCGGAACGGGTATACCGGTTCGGCAGGCTGCTTCGGCCGTCCGAAATCATCGAGCGCATCAGCGGGGAAAAGCTGCAATCGAAGTACTTGTGCGACTATTTGGAAACGAAATACCGGGACATTTACCGTTTGTGA
- a CDS encoding MMPL family transporter — translation MGGCRLVVVPFRHPKAVILIWLLLAAFFGWNAQKLPEALKDHGLTPNGSHARVQQLLEENFHIAKDPVIVVFENRTDAPEDVFRRFIRHALSRLQGIDGLTETVSPLDGEGMLRGNVAYALLVFRQPAHELKPALAELRSRLPAGGGMTAALTGKAVVQADVNRASERDLRKAELLGVPLAFLVLCFAFGGAVSAAVPVITGVVAVAVAMGMTAWIGTKLELSNFVLNVIPMAGLALSIDFALMLVSRFREEAARASPEQAWALTAKTAGRAVVYSAAGFFVGLCGTLFIPLPMFRSVAAGAMAVLGVSALLSFTLVPALLALLRARIAAEAGRPAGNGEPAALWRAWPSFVLRRPVRMALLASLALAGCLLPLSGMRVAVPDAASLPRGYDSRIAAEIFEANFAPPSASQVYFVVQGRGDRLTEAEWLQAQALAERLAADPFVRRVDSVFSRQASRPYANGNRLLFYVTVGGEPASGETMDWLRSRERDGETSDIRYLIGGEAKYEQEVYDAIFRNLKRALLFIFAANFVVLSAAFRSVLLPAKMIGMNLLSIGASFGILAWLFERGAFGMEPGPVAIMIPVFIFGLVFGISMDYGVFLVSRIYEEYRRTGNNDEAIRVGLASTGRIITSAAAIMIAVTAPFASGDVAGVKQLGIGIAAAIFIDATVIRMILVPALMKWLGKWNWWAPG, via the coding sequence ATGGGCGGTTGCCGGCTAGTCGTCGTTCCGTTTCGGCATCCGAAAGCCGTCATTCTGATCTGGCTGCTGCTTGCGGCCTTCTTCGGATGGAACGCCCAAAAGCTGCCCGAAGCGCTGAAAGACCACGGGCTGACTCCGAACGGAAGCCACGCCCGGGTGCAGCAATTATTGGAGGAGAACTTTCATATCGCGAAGGATCCGGTCATCGTCGTTTTCGAGAACCGGACGGATGCGCCGGAAGACGTCTTTCGCCGGTTTATCCGGCATGCGCTTTCGCGGCTGCAAGGGATCGACGGGCTGACGGAAACGGTATCCCCGCTCGACGGGGAAGGGATGCTCCGCGGAAACGTCGCATACGCGCTTCTGGTCTTTCGCCAGCCCGCCCATGAATTAAAGCCGGCGCTGGCGGAATTGCGAAGCCGCTTGCCGGCCGGCGGCGGCATGACGGCGGCGCTGACCGGCAAAGCCGTCGTCCAGGCGGACGTGAACCGGGCAAGCGAGCGCGATTTGCGAAAAGCGGAGCTCTTGGGCGTTCCGCTTGCTTTCCTCGTTCTTTGTTTCGCTTTCGGAGGAGCCGTCTCCGCGGCCGTTCCCGTCATCACGGGCGTCGTCGCGGTTGCCGTCGCGATGGGCATGACGGCCTGGATCGGGACCAAGCTCGAGCTGTCCAACTTCGTGCTCAATGTCATTCCGATGGCGGGACTCGCATTAAGCATCGATTTCGCGCTGATGCTCGTCAGCCGGTTCCGGGAGGAAGCGGCTCGGGCTTCGCCCGAACAGGCGTGGGCTCTAACTGCGAAAACGGCCGGGAGGGCCGTCGTCTATTCGGCGGCCGGCTTTTTTGTCGGCCTGTGCGGGACGCTGTTCATTCCCCTGCCGATGTTCCGAAGCGTCGCGGCGGGGGCGATGGCGGTACTCGGGGTCTCGGCGCTGCTTTCCTTCACCCTCGTTCCGGCTCTTCTTGCCTTGCTGCGGGCGCGAATCGCAGCCGAAGCCGGGAGGCCCGCCGGAAACGGGGAGCCGGCGGCGCTTTGGCGCGCGTGGCCGAGCTTCGTGCTGAGGCGGCCCGTCCGCATGGCGCTGCTCGCTTCGCTTGCGCTAGCCGGCTGCTTGCTGCCGTTAAGCGGCATGAGGGTCGCCGTTCCGGATGCCGCTTCCTTGCCGCGCGGCTACGACTCCCGAATCGCCGCCGAGATTTTCGAAGCGAATTTCGCTCCGCCGTCCGCTTCGCAAGTCTACTTCGTCGTGCAGGGGCGGGGCGACCGCTTGACCGAAGCGGAATGGCTGCAGGCGCAAGCGCTGGCGGAGCGCCTCGCGGCCGATCCGTTCGTTCGCCGGGTCGATTCGGTCTTTTCCCGCCAGGCTTCTCGGCCGTACGCGAACGGCAACCGGCTGCTTTTCTACGTGACCGTCGGCGGGGAACCGGCCTCCGGGGAAACGATGGACTGGCTCCGCAGCCGGGAACGGGACGGAGAGACGTCCGATATCCGGTACCTGATCGGAGGCGAAGCGAAGTATGAGCAGGAAGTGTACGATGCGATTTTCCGAAACCTGAAGCGCGCGCTGCTGTTTATTTTTGCCGCAAACTTCGTCGTCCTGTCCGCCGCGTTCCGCTCCGTCCTACTTCCGGCGAAAATGATCGGGATGAACCTGCTCAGCATCGGGGCTTCGTTCGGCATTTTGGCGTGGCTGTTCGAACGGGGGGCTTTCGGCATGGAGCCGGGTCCCGTCGCGATCATGATTCCCGTCTTTATATTCGGGCTTGTCTTCGGCATCAGCATGGATTACGGGGTGTTCCTCGTGTCGCGCATTTACGAGGAATATCGGCGAACGGGAAACAACGACGAGGCGATCCGGGTCGGTTTGGCCTCGACGGGCCGAATCATCACTTCGGCGGCGGCCATCATGATAGCGGTCACGGCGCCGTTCGCATCGGGCGACGTCGCGGGGGTCAAGCAGCTCGGGATCGGCATCGCGGCCGCGATTTTCATCGATGCGACCGTCATCCGGATGATCCTCGTCCCCGCCTTGATGAAATGGCTGGGCAAGTGGAATTGGTGGGCGCCGGGATAG
- a CDS encoding iron-sulfur cluster biosynthesis family protein has translation MIRIDWSAEAAEALRAEFGPEGPVWKLVYDSEGCGCAVSGVPALWAVEAPLADDVQAEGGPVRVWYEKRHEVFFDERMRVDYDAAGRRFRLLSDGQIYTNRLAVVDRREVRNTF, from the coding sequence ATGATCAGGATCGATTGGAGCGCCGAAGCCGCGGAAGCGTTGCGGGCCGAATTCGGGCCGGAGGGGCCCGTTTGGAAGCTGGTGTACGACTCGGAAGGCTGCGGCTGCGCGGTCAGCGGCGTGCCCGCTTTGTGGGCGGTGGAAGCTCCGCTTGCGGACGACGTGCAGGCCGAAGGAGGCCCCGTCCGGGTCTGGTACGAGAAACGCCACGAAGTGTTTTTCGACGAACGGATGCGAGTGGATTACGATGCCGCGGGACGCCGCTTCCGGCTGCTGAGCGACGGCCAAATTTACACGAACCGTCTTGCCGTCGTCGACCGGAGAGAAGTTCGAAACACGTTTTAA
- a CDS encoding DinB family protein: MEPAIGEEADDVFVGEITRPETLAGVCDGIDVVFSSVGITRQKDGLAFDDVDYQGNVNLLRAAKRSRTATRFLFVSVYEASRMLHLDIVNARERFVSELAASGLSYAVIRPTGFYSDLAGLLRMAERGVVFLIGDGRYRLNPIHGADLAEVCVRAAAPDYRETEAEAGGPEIFTHRELAELAFRSVGRPVRIVSLSPRIVRIALRLLKPFHKRLHGTLSFFAEAMQMDLVAPRHGNYRLKPYFDQVKLVMRETAEGSAIESEQREESKMKTISRMMDHLYWANGRMLDALDASKTENKDILKLARHVAVAEQVWLSRLEGRGSTQYALWEDAEDVATLKKMFAENEKQYRQYIGRLEERNLDEMVEYANQSGVPFRTSVRDILTQVALHGQYHRGQINRALRGDSAEPVQVDFITFARLEQ; encoded by the coding sequence TTGGAGCCGGCGATCGGGGAGGAAGCGGACGACGTCTTCGTCGGCGAGATTACGCGGCCCGAAACGCTTGCGGGCGTATGCGACGGCATCGACGTCGTCTTTTCTTCCGTCGGCATCACCCGTCAAAAAGACGGTCTCGCCTTCGACGACGTCGATTATCAAGGAAACGTCAACTTGCTCCGAGCCGCGAAACGGAGCCGAACCGCGACCCGGTTTCTGTTCGTTTCTGTTTACGAAGCTTCGCGAATGCTTCATCTGGACATCGTGAACGCTCGCGAACGTTTCGTTTCCGAATTGGCCGCCTCCGGCTTGTCTTATGCGGTGATAAGGCCTACCGGTTTTTACTCCGACCTTGCCGGGCTGCTTCGCATGGCGGAACGGGGCGTCGTCTTCCTGATCGGCGACGGCCGATATCGCCTGAATCCGATCCATGGGGCGGATCTGGCGGAAGTGTGCGTTCGGGCGGCTGCGCCGGATTACCGGGAGACGGAGGCGGAGGCGGGGGGGCCGGAAATTTTCACCCATCGGGAGCTGGCGGAGCTTGCTTTCCGGTCGGTCGGGCGCCCGGTCCGAATCGTTTCGCTGTCTCCGCGAATCGTACGCATCGCGCTCCGACTGCTGAAGCCGTTCCATAAAAGGCTGCACGGAACGCTTTCCTTTTTCGCGGAGGCGATGCAGATGGATCTGGTTGCCCCGAGGCATGGAAATTATCGGTTGAAACCGTATTTCGATCAGGTTAAGCTTGTCATGAGAGAGACGGCCGAAGGGTCGGCCATCGAATCGGAACAACGGGAGGAATCGAAAATGAAGACGATTAGCCGAATGATGGATCATCTGTATTGGGCGAACGGGCGCATGCTGGACGCGCTCGACGCGAGCAAGACCGAAAACAAAGACATTCTCAAGCTGGCCCGCCACGTTGCCGTCGCGGAGCAAGTATGGCTTTCCCGCCTGGAAGGGAGAGGCAGCACGCAGTATGCGTTATGGGAAGACGCGGAAGACGTGGCAACGCTGAAAAAGATGTTCGCGGAAAACGAAAAACAGTACAGACAATATATCGGCCGGCTCGAGGAGCGCAACCTGGACGAGATGGTCGAATACGCGAACCAGAGCGGCGTCCCGTTTCGAACTTCCGTCCGGGATATTTTGACGCAAGTCGCCCTGCACGGCCAATACCATCGCGGCCAAATCAACCGGGCGCTGAGAGGCGATTCGGCGGAGCCCGTCCAAGTGGATTTCATCACGTTCGCAAGGCTGGAGCAGTAG
- a CDS encoding DUF309 domain-containing protein, whose product MANSRYPEEYIEYLAEYFGSRDFFECHEIMEEYWKKTPDSEWSVCWLVLIRLAVVQYHARRGNGAGAAKLLAKASGEVRPDLMDRLGLDGAELERMIKDKLTAWSGGDATYEEFELPIADPELLRLVRTRCEEKGWGWATPRQRVPDDIVHRHLRRDRSEVVSARAAAAELKAAKREKGE is encoded by the coding sequence ATGGCGAATTCCCGTTACCCGGAAGAATATATCGAATACCTGGCGGAATATTTCGGTTCGCGCGATTTTTTCGAATGCCATGAAATTATGGAGGAATATTGGAAAAAGACGCCCGATTCCGAATGGTCCGTCTGCTGGCTGGTGCTCATCCGCCTTGCCGTCGTCCAATATCATGCCCGAAGGGGGAACGGGGCGGGGGCGGCCAAGCTTCTTGCGAAAGCGTCCGGAGAAGTCCGTCCCGACCTGATGGACCGCCTGGGACTTGACGGCGCCGAACTTGAGCGGATGATCAAGGACAAGCTGACGGCATGGAGCGGCGGCGATGCGACCTATGAAGAATTCGAGCTGCCGATCGCGGACCCGGAGCTGCTGAGGCTCGTTCGCACCCGCTGCGAAGAGAAAGGCTGGGGCTGGGCGACGCCCCGGCAGCGCGTTCCGGACGACATCGTTCACCGCCACCTTCGGCGGGACCGCAGCGAAGTCGTTTCGGCTCGCGCCGCCGCGGCCGAGCTGAAGGCCGCAAAGCGAGAGAAGGGCGAATGA